The genomic region CCGAGGAGCGGCCCGTCCTCCCCGGACGGGCCGCCCCGAGCCCTCAGCCGGCGCGCACGACGAGGGGCCGTCCCGGGCGCGGAAAGCTGTCGCAGGCTGCGGGATCGGCCACCGGGCCGTCGTCGCTCCCGTCCTGCTGTCCCGCCATCGCCAGCTCGCAGACCTCCTTGACGAGCCCGCGGCACGAGCCGCACCCCTTGCCGGCACGGGTCCGGTCCATGACCCCCGTCACGGTGTCCTCGCCGCCGTGCACGCAGGCGACGAGCTGCCCCTTGGTGACGCCGTTGCAGTTGCACACCTGCGCGTCATCGGCGAGGCCGGCCGCACCGACCGGCTCCGCGGCGCCGCCGATGTCGAAGAGCAGCCGGGCCCGCTCCTCCGGCAGGGGCAGCCCCTTGTCGAACACCTGCGTGAGGAAGGCGACCTTGCGCACGTCGCCCAGGAGGGTGGCGCCGACCAGCCGGTCCTCCCGGACGATCAACGTCTTGTAGACGCCGCGCCGGGGCTCGCAGAACTGGACGAGCTCGTCGTCCTCGTGCTCGGGCTCCTTGAGCCCCATCGCCGCGACGTCGACGCCGGCCACCTTGAGCTTCGTCGCCACCCGCGACCCGTGGTACGCCGCGGTGGGGTCGGCGCCGGTCAGATGGTCGGCGAGCACCCGGGCCTGCTCCCACAGCGGCGCGACCAGCCCGTAGACCTGTCCGCGGTGCTGGGCGCACTCCCCCACGACGTAGACGTCGGGGTCGTCCACCGAGCGCATCTGGTCGTCGACCACGATCGCGCGGTCGACGGTGAGGCCCGCGCGGCGCGCCAGCTCCACGTTCGGCCGGATCCCCGCGGTCATCACGACCATGTCGCAGTCGAGCGTCGTCCCGTCGGCGAGCCGGACGCCGGTCACCCGGTCCTCCCCGAGGACCGCGGTGGTGCGGGCGTCGCAGCGGACGGAGATGCCGAGCTGCTCGACCGAGCGCTGCAGGATGCGCCCGGCCTGCTCGTCGAGCTGCTGGTTCATCAGCGTGGGCGCGGCGTGGACCACGTGGGTCGTCATCCCGTACGTCTGCAGGCCGCGGGCCGCCTCGAGCCCGAGCAGGCCCCCCCCGATCACCACTGCGACGTCGTGCTCCGGCGCGTGCCGCATCATCTCCGCGGTGTCGTCCAGCCCCCGGAAGCCGAAGACGCCGGGCGTGAGCGTCTTGGCGTCCTGCCACATGCCCTCCATCGGCGGGAGGAACGCCCGGCTGCCGGTGGCGACGACCAGCTTGTCGTAGCCGACGATCGACCCGTCGTCGCCGAAGACCAGTCGCCTGCGCCGGTCGATCCGCACCACGCGGACGCCGCGGTGGAAGACGACGCCGTTGTCCGCGTACCACTCGACGGGGTTGAGGTAGATCTCCGGCGCCGCGGCGTTGCCGGCGAGCACCTCCGACAGCATGATCCGGTTGTAGTTCCCGTACGGCTCTTCACCGAAGACCTCAACACCGAAGCGCTCTGCGCCTCCACGGGCGACGATCTCCTCGACGGCCCGACCGCCGGCCATGCCGTTGCCGACGACCACGAGGCGCGGGCGCGGGTCGTCCGGCGTCGGGAGCGGTTGCACGACGGTCACCGGGCCTCCTCGGGGTCGAGCCGCGTGAGCGCGACTGCGCACGCCTTGAACTCGGGCATGCGGGAGTAGGGGTCGAGCGCCGGGTTGGTGAGCGCGTTGGCGGCCGCCCGGCCGCCCCAGTGGAACGGGACGAAGACGGTGTCGGGGCGGATCGTGTCGGTGACCCGCGCCCGCAGGACGGCGGTGCCTCGCCGCGAGCGGAGCCGCACCACGTCCCCCTCGCCCACCTCGGCCCGGGCGGCGACGTAGGGGTGGACCTCCACGAAGGCCTCCGGCTCGGCGGCAGCAAGGACGGGGACCCGCCGGGTCTGGGTGCCGGACTGGTACTGCCGGAGCACTCTTCCGGTGGTCAGGATGAGCGGGAACTCCTCGTCGGGCAGCTCGGCCGGCTCCTGTGCCTGCACCGCGTGGAAGCGCGCCCGGCCGTCGGGGGTGGCGAAACGCTCGGTGAAGAGGCGAGGGCTGCCGGCGTGAGAGACGTCGGGGCACGGCCAGAAGACTCCCTGCTCGGACTGGACGCGCTCCCGGCTGATGCCGGCGTAGTCGGCCGCCCCGCCCGCACTGGCCCGGCGCAGCTCGTCGTAGACCTCGGCCGGGTCGGCGGAGAAGTGCTTCCCGCGTCCCAGCCGCTCGGCCAGGTCGGCCAGGACCTCGAGGTCGGAGCGCACTCCCGGTGGCGGCTCCACGGCCTTGCGGCGCAGGATGACCCGGCCCTCCAGGTTGGTGAGCGTCCCCTCCTCCTCGGCCCACTGCGCGATCGGCAGGACCACGTCGGCGCGCTCGGCGGTCTCGGACAGGAACATGTCGCAGACGGCGAGGAAGTCCAGGGCGTCGAGCCGGTCGACCATGCGGTCCCGGTTGGGCGCGGACACGGCGATGTTGGACGCCATGACGAGCAGCGTGCGCACGCCGCCCGGGGTGCCGA from Motilibacter aurantiacus harbors:
- a CDS encoding FAD-dependent oxidoreductase, producing MAGGRAVEEIVARGGAERFGVEVFGEEPYGNYNRIMLSEVLAGNAAAPEIYLNPVEWYADNGVVFHRGVRVVRIDRRRRLVFGDDGSIVGYDKLVVATGSRAFLPPMEGMWQDAKTLTPGVFGFRGLDDTAEMMRHAPEHDVAVVIGGGLLGLEAARGLQTYGMTTHVVHAAPTLMNQQLDEQAGRILQRSVEQLGISVRCDARTTAVLGEDRVTGVRLADGTTLDCDMVVMTAGIRPNVELARRAGLTVDRAIVVDDQMRSVDDPDVYVVGECAQHRGQVYGLVAPLWEQARVLADHLTGADPTAAYHGSRVATKLKVAGVDVAAMGLKEPEHEDDELVQFCEPRRGVYKTLIVREDRLVGATLLGDVRKVAFLTQVFDKGLPLPEERARLLFDIGGAAEPVGAAGLADDAQVCNCNGVTKGQLVACVHGGEDTVTGVMDRTRAGKGCGSCRGLVKEVCELAMAGQQDGSDDGPVADPAACDSFPRPGRPLVVRAG